CAGCGACAATGTTTTGGGTAGATGGACCGCCGGAGCCCATGACCAGGCCACTGCGTACATTGGATACCTGGTCTTCCGACAGACCGGAATCGTCAATGGCCTGCTGCATGGCCAGGTAGTTGTAGGCGGCGCCGTCGCCCATGAATCGCAGAATCTTGCGGTCGATATGCTCAGCCAGGTCAATCTTCAGTGAGCCGTGGATCTGGGAGCGGAATCCCAGCTCAACATAATCGGGCGCGGTTTCGATACCGGAACGGCCTTCGCGCAGTGACTCCAGGACTTCCTGTTTATTGTTGCCAATACTGGAAACAATTCCCATTCCGGTTACAACTACTCGTCTCAAAGGATACTCGCTTTTGTTAAAAGTTATCGGTTGAGGTGAACAGACCTACTCGCAAGTCCTTGGCAGCATATATCTCTTTTCCGTCCACTTCCATGGTTGCATCCGCAATACCCATGACCAGTTTGCGCATTACCACGCGTTTGATATCGATCCGGTAGGTAACCTTCTTGTGTGTCGGCAGTACCTGACCGGTAAATTTTACCTCGCCGGCGCCCAGGGCGCGACCGCGACCGGGACCACCTTTCCATCCGAGAAAAAAGCCAACCAGTTGCCACATGGCGTCCAGTCCCAGGCAGCCGGGCATGACCGGGTCGCCTTCGAAGTGGCAGCCGAAGAACCACAGGTCAGGCTTGATATCCAGTTCGGCAATAATCTGGCCCTTGCCGTGAACGCCGCCTTCATCACTGATATGGGAGATGCGGTCGAACATCAGCATGTTCGGAAGCGGCAGTTGGGCGTTGCCCGGGCCAAACAGTTGGCCGTGACCGCATTGGATTAACTCTTCGTAGCTGTAGCTTGATTGATTGCTCATGATGCTCTCTGACAACGGCGGCCTGGTGGACGCCCGGTTTCTGACTCGTTATTCACGTTTCCGGGAAAAAAGTCGGCGAAGTGTACCAAAAAAACAGACAATATCCGAAATACTTAGCCGTTGAAATTGCCGGATTTGACGGGTTTTATCCGGCATCCGTCCTGATCGCACCACAGTGCACCCCCGGCCTGGTACCAGTCTGGCAGCACGTGACGCTGTCCGGAGGCTCCGTCAATATTCACCGTGTGGCTGGCCGGACGATGCGTGTGACCATGAATCAGGGTTTTGACGCCGTGTTCGCGCATGGCAGCAGAAACGGCCTCGGCGTTGACATCCATGATGTCCGCCTGTTTCCCGGCGACGGCATCCTTGCTTTGTTCCCGAATATGCTGTGCCATGGCGATGCGCTCTTCAACCGATTTGGCCAGGAACTCCCGGCGCCAGTCGGGATTGCGCAGCATTTGCCGTAGTTTCTGGTAATCGTGATCGTCGGTGCACAGGGTGTCACCATGCATCAGCAATGCGCGGTTGCCGTGGAGGTCAATAACAGCTGGATCTTCCAGGAGTCGGCCGCCGGTGGCGTTCTCGAAATCCTCGCCCATCAGGAAGTCGCGGTTGCCTACCATAATATAGAGCGGAATCCCGGTATCGGTGAGCGCCTTCAACGCGGAGACAATGGGAGCATGATCCGGATGGGCCATGGCCTCGTCACCGATCCAGTATTCGAACAGGTCACCCAGTATGTACAGGGCTTCCGCCCGGCGAGCCTCGGTCTCCAGGAAATGCAGGAATAACGCATTGATCCCCGGGCGCTGGCCGCACAGGTGCAGGTCGGAAACAAATACCGTTGCCATGCCGAAGAATCGTCAGAGATTGACGACTTCAACTTTCTCTAGCACGACATCCTTGATTGGCACATCCTTGAAACCGAAGCGTGATGCTGTCGGTACGCCGCGGATCTGTTCCAGGGTGTTGAGGCCGTCGACCACCTTGCCGAACACGCAATAACCAGAGCCTTCCGCTGTCGGCGCGGTGTAATTGAGAAAATCATTGTCGACAACATTGATAAAAAACTGGCTGGTAGCCGAGTTGGGATCGCTGGTACGTGCCATGGCAACAGTGCCACGGGCATTGCGCAGACCGTTCATGGCTTCATTCTGAATCGGGTTATGAGTGGGTTTTTGCACCATGTCGGGACCGAATCCGCCACCTTGGATAACAAAGCCGTCAATGACCCGGTGGAAGATGGTGCCATCATAAAAGCCTTCGCGGGCATAGCGCAGGAAGTTCTCGACCGTGACCGGTGCTTTTTCTGCATCCAGCTCAAGAACAATGGTGCCGTAGCTGGTTTTCATGTGAATCATCATAAGCCGTGTAGTCCTTTGAAAATGGGTTTCCGGCAACAGTATCGAAAGGCCGGTTCGGCCTGAGCTGGGCCCGATACCCGTCCCTGGCCTGTGCCGGTCCTGTTCCAGGCATTCAATGCCGACGAAATCGAGGCCATGGTAGCGAAACTGCGCATCCCGGTGCAAGTTTATCCCGGTATTGCCGTGACTTTACGGGGCTTGGGTTTTTGTGCGCGGCTCCGGTACCATTGGCCCGGCTTGGCGAGAAATGCCCGGAGATTGCTGACCGTGGCCGGTTTCTGCCGATAATTGATCAACGAAGTGAGACCGCATGCTGCACATACATAACAACCTGACCAGAAAGAAAGAACCATTTCGGCCCATTGATCCTGCCAATGTGCGTATGTATGTGTGTGGTATGACCGTTTATGACTATTGTCACCTGGGTCATGCGCGGATGCTGGTGGTATTCGACGTGGTCTACCGGTATTTACGCCACGTTTTTGGCGCCGATCATGTGACTTATATTCGCAATATTACCGATATTGATGACAAGATCATCAAGCGTGCCAATGACAATAGTGAGGATTTCAATCACCTTACCGGGCGGTTTATCGATGCCATGCACGAGGATACCCGGGCATTGGGCATGCTGGATCCCGGCCAGGAGCCGCGGGCAACGCATCATATCGGTGAAATCCTGGACATGATCCGGTCACTGGTAGACAAGGGTTTTGCATATGCGGCCGATAACGGCGACGTATATTATGATGTCGCCGCATTTGACGGTTACGGCAAGCTGTCCGGCAAGAACACCGAGGACCTGCGCGCCGGCGCTCGCGTCGAAGTAGGCGAGGCCAAGCGTGACCCGCTGGATTTTGTCTTGTGGAAGGCGGCCAAGCCGGGTGAGCCCAGCTGGGATTCGCCCTGGGGACAGGGCCGCCCGGGCTGGCATATCGAGTGTTCGGCAATGTCCACCTGCTGCCTGGGCAATCACTTTGATATTCACGGCGGCGGTCTTGACCTCCAGTTCCCGCATCACGAAAACGAAATCGCCCAGAGCGAGGGCGCCACCGGCGAGAAATTCGTCAACGTCTGGATGCATAACGGTTTTGTCCGTGTCGACGATGAAAAAATGTCCAAGTCGCTGGGCAACTTTTTCACGATTCGGGAAATTCTCGAACGCTATGACCCGGAAGTGGTGCGATACTTTATATTAAGCAGCCACTACCGCAGCCCGCTGAATTATTCTGACCAGCACCTGGACGGCGCCCGCAGTGCGCTGACCACGCTGTATACGGCGTTGCGCGATTTCCCGGCAGCAGAGTCTGCTGTGCCCGAAGGCAATGAATACGCGACCCGTTTTGTTGCAGCGCTGGACGACGATTTCAACACTGCCGAAGCGCTGCCGGTGTTATTTGACCTGGCACGCTCCATTAACAGATTGCGCGCCCAGGATGTCGATGCTGCCCGGGCGCTGGCCGGGGAAATGCGAGGGCTGGCCGGGTTGCTGGGCTTGTTGCAGCGCGAAGCCGACGTCTTTCTGAAGGGGTCGGTGTCGTCGGCTGTCGATAGCCTGAGCGATCAGGAAATTGACACCATGATCGAGGCCCGCAATGCCGCCCGGGCCGCCCGTGATTGGGCCGAAGCCGACCGGATTCGCGATGCGTTGCAGGCGGCCGGTATCGAACTTGAAGATGGAGCCGGCGCTACCCGCTGGCGCCGCGGCTAGGTCTCCGCCCAGACCCCTTTAATTACAGGCCGGGTGGCCATGGGGTCGGGCCGCCAAGTGTTGATTCTACGAAAGCTTTCGCCCACAATCGGTACCCCCGGTCGACCAAGGCCGGGTGCTGGCGGAGGCATGCCTTCCGCGTTGTTTACATGTCCATGCCCGCTAACGGGCATATTTCCGAATGAACTCCTCAGGGGATAGTGTGGCTGAATTAACTGGTGCCGATATATTCGTTCAGAGCCTGGTGGACGAAGGCGTCGACTACGTCTTTGGTTACCCGGGCGGAGCGACCTTGTACATTTATGACTCCTTGTACCAGCAGGACAAGGTGAAGCATATTCTCACGCGTCATGAGCAGGCAGCGGTACACGCGGCTGATGGCTATGCACGCTCCAATGGACGGTGTGGTGTTGCCCTGGTGACATCCGGCCCCGGCGCCACCAACGCGGTGACCGGTATTGCCACGGCCTACATGGACTCGATTCCACTGGTGGTGTTTACCGGCCAGGTATTCTCGCACCTGATTGGTGATGATGCGTTCCAGGAAGTGGATTCCATTGGAATTACCCGCCCCTGTGTGAAACACAATTTCCTGGTCAAGGATGTCCGGGACCTGGCCTGCACCATCAAGAAAGCATTTCATATTGCCACCACCGGGCGACCGGGTCCGGTGGTCGTGGATATACCCAAGGATGTGACGATCAACAAGGCCGAGTACGAATATCCGAAGAAGATCGATATGCGTTCCTACCAGCCGGTGACCTCGGGTCACGCCGGCCAGATCAGGCGCGCGGTGGATCTGTTGCTGTCAGCCAGGAAACCGATGATTTATTCCGGTGGTGGCACGGTCCTGGGTGAAGCCTCGACTGAACTGAGAGAACTGGTGCGCAAGCTGGGCTACCCGATTACACAAACGTTGATGGGCCTGGGTGCTTTCCCGGCATCTGATCCGCAATCGCTGGGCATGCTCGGCATGCATGGCACCTACGAATCGAACATGGCCATGCACGGATGTGATGTGTTGCTGGCTGTTGGCGCCCGTTTTGATGATCGTGTTACCGGGGACACTGCCAAGTTCTGTCCCGACGCCCGCATCATTCATATTGACGTCGATCCGGCATCCATCTCCAAGACTATTGAAGTGGAGATCCCCATTGTCGGCAACGTCAAGAGTGTGCTTGCTGACATGTTGCAACTGGTCAAGTCCTCGAAGCAGGATGTGGACAAGGCGGCCCTGGAAAAATGGTGGGACCAGATCAACGAGTGGCGTGGTCTCAATTGCATGGCCTATGACCGCAAGTCCGGGCTGATCAAGCCGCAGTTTGTTGTCGAGACGTTGCACAAGCTGACTGGCGGTGATGCATATGTTACTTCCGATGTGGGACAGCACCAGATGTGGGCAGCGCAATATTATGGTTTTGACGAACCGCGTCGCTGGATCAACTCCGGTGGTCTTGGCACCATGGGGTTTGGTTTACCGGCAGCCATGGGCGTGCAGTTTGCCCATCCCGGCGCGCAAGTGGCCTGTATTACCGGTGAAGGCAGTATCCAGATGAATATCCAGGAGCTGTCCACCTGTGCCCAGTATGATTTACCGATCAAGGTTCTGTGTCTCAACAACCGTTACCTCGGCATGGTGCGCCAGTGGCAGGAGTTCTTCTATGATCGCCGCTATTCACATTCATACATGGATTCATTGCCCGATTTCGTCAAGCTGGCGGAAAGCTATGGCCATGTCGGATTGCGCGCGGAAAAGCCGGAAGATGTCGAGGCAGTAATGAAAGAAGGTCTGGCGATGAAGAACAGGTTTGTATTCATGGATTTTGTCACCGACCAGGAAGAAAACGTTTACCCGATGATGGCAGCAGGCCGGCCGCATAATGAAATGCATCTTGGCCCCTGCACCGACGCGGTAGACCCGGATCGGGAGTTGGCCTGATGCGACATATTATTTCCGTGTTGCTGGAAAACGAGGCCGGTGCCCTGTCGCGTGTAGCCGGGCTGTTTTCCGCCCGTGGTTACAACATTGAATCGCTGACCGTTGCACCGACGGAGGACCCGAGCCTGTCTCGCATGACCCTGGTTACCCGCGGTTCCGAGCGTGTTATCGAGCAGATCACCAAGCAGCTCAACAAGCTGATTGATGTGGTCAAGCTGATTGATCTGACTGAAGGCGCGCATATCGAGCGTGAAATGATGCTTATCAAGGTGCGAGCTGTCGGTGACATGCGTGAAGAGGTCAAGCGCCTGGTGGATATCTTCCGTGGCCGCATTATCGACGTGACCGACAAGACCTACACCATCGAAATGACCGGTGACAGCCGCAAGCTGGATTCCTTTATCCAGGCGTTGCCGGCAACTGACATTATCGAAACTGTGCGCTCCGGCGTATCCGGTATCAGTCGAGGCGAAAAGAGCCTGCGGCTGTAGACAAACGAATTATACATTTTCAGTTTAAGGACCAAGATCATGTTGAATGTTTATTACGATAAAGACTGTGACCTTTCTATTATCAAGGGCATGAAAGTAACAATTGTTGGTTATGGCTCACAGGGCCATGCCCATGCCAACAACCTCAAGGATTCCGGCGTTGATGTAACCGTTGCCCTGCGCGAAGGTTCTGCTTCAGCTGCCAAGGCGGAAAAAGCCGGCCTCAAGGTGATGAACAATATTGATGCGGTGAAGCAGGCTGACCTGGTCATGGTCCTGACACCTGATGAATTCCAGTCACAGCTTTACAAGAATGACATTGAGCCCAACCTGAAGAAGGGCGCGGTACTGGCCTTTGCGCACGGTTTCTCCATACATTACAACCAGGTTGTGCCACGCGCCGATCTCGACGTGGTCATGATTGCCCCCAAGGCACCGGGCCATACCGTGCGTAACGAGTTCACCAAGGGTGGCGGTATTCCTGACCTGATTGCCGTCTTCCAGGATGCGTCTGGCAAG
This genomic stretch from Gammaproteobacteria bacterium harbors:
- the fabA gene encoding 3-hydroxyacyl-[acyl-carrier-protein] dehydratase FabA, giving the protein MSNQSSYSYEELIQCGHGQLFGPGNAQLPLPNMLMFDRISHISDEGGVHGKGQIIAELDIKPDLWFFGCHFEGDPVMPGCLGLDAMWQLVGFFLGWKGGPGRGRALGAGEVKFTGQVLPTHKKVTYRIDIKRVVMRKLVMGIADATMEVDGKEIYAAKDLRVGLFTSTDNF
- a CDS encoding UDP-2,3-diacylglucosamine diphosphatase, whose translation is MATVFVSDLHLCGQRPGINALFLHFLETEARRAEALYILGDLFEYWIGDEAMAHPDHAPIVSALKALTDTGIPLYIMVGNRDFLMGEDFENATGGRLLEDPAVIDLHGNRALLMHGDTLCTDDHDYQKLRQMLRNPDWRREFLAKSVEERIAMAQHIREQSKDAVAGKQADIMDVNAEAVSAAMREHGVKTLIHGHTHRPASHTVNIDGASGQRHVLPDWYQAGGALWCDQDGCRIKPVKSGNFNG
- a CDS encoding peptidylprolyl isomerase; amino-acid sequence: MIHMKTSYGTIVLELDAEKAPVTVENFLRYAREGFYDGTIFHRVIDGFVIQGGGFGPDMVQKPTHNPIQNEAMNGLRNARGTVAMARTSDPNSATSQFFINVVDNDFLNYTAPTAEGSGYCVFGKVVDGLNTLEQIRGVPTASRFGFKDVPIKDVVLEKVEVVNL
- the cysS gene encoding cysteine--tRNA ligase, which gives rise to MLHIHNNLTRKKEPFRPIDPANVRMYVCGMTVYDYCHLGHARMLVVFDVVYRYLRHVFGADHVTYIRNITDIDDKIIKRANDNSEDFNHLTGRFIDAMHEDTRALGMLDPGQEPRATHHIGEILDMIRSLVDKGFAYAADNGDVYYDVAAFDGYGKLSGKNTEDLRAGARVEVGEAKRDPLDFVLWKAAKPGEPSWDSPWGQGRPGWHIECSAMSTCCLGNHFDIHGGGLDLQFPHHENEIAQSEGATGEKFVNVWMHNGFVRVDDEKMSKSLGNFFTIREILERYDPEVVRYFILSSHYRSPLNYSDQHLDGARSALTTLYTALRDFPAAESAVPEGNEYATRFVAALDDDFNTAEALPVLFDLARSINRLRAQDVDAARALAGEMRGLAGLLGLLQREADVFLKGSVSSAVDSLSDQEIDTMIEARNAARAARDWAEADRIRDALQAAGIELEDGAGATRWRRG
- a CDS encoding acetolactate synthase 3 large subunit, whose protein sequence is MNSSGDSVAELTGADIFVQSLVDEGVDYVFGYPGGATLYIYDSLYQQDKVKHILTRHEQAAVHAADGYARSNGRCGVALVTSGPGATNAVTGIATAYMDSIPLVVFTGQVFSHLIGDDAFQEVDSIGITRPCVKHNFLVKDVRDLACTIKKAFHIATTGRPGPVVVDIPKDVTINKAEYEYPKKIDMRSYQPVTSGHAGQIRRAVDLLLSARKPMIYSGGGTVLGEASTELRELVRKLGYPITQTLMGLGAFPASDPQSLGMLGMHGTYESNMAMHGCDVLLAVGARFDDRVTGDTAKFCPDARIIHIDVDPASISKTIEVEIPIVGNVKSVLADMLQLVKSSKQDVDKAALEKWWDQINEWRGLNCMAYDRKSGLIKPQFVVETLHKLTGGDAYVTSDVGQHQMWAAQYYGFDEPRRWINSGGLGTMGFGLPAAMGVQFAHPGAQVACITGEGSIQMNIQELSTCAQYDLPIKVLCLNNRYLGMVRQWQEFFYDRRYSHSYMDSLPDFVKLAESYGHVGLRAEKPEDVEAVMKEGLAMKNRFVFMDFVTDQEENVYPMMAAGRPHNEMHLGPCTDAVDPDRELA
- the ilvN gene encoding acetolactate synthase small subunit, which gives rise to MRHIISVLLENEAGALSRVAGLFSARGYNIESLTVAPTEDPSLSRMTLVTRGSERVIEQITKQLNKLIDVVKLIDLTEGAHIEREMMLIKVRAVGDMREEVKRLVDIFRGRIIDVTDKTYTIEMTGDSRKLDSFIQALPATDIIETVRSGVSGISRGEKSLRL